The genomic window CTATTCTTTCAGTATGAGTCTGGAAGAATACAGAAAGGAAATTGACAGGATTAACCATGATTTGGCAGAGTTGATTGCTGAAAGAATGGAGGTCGTGGAGAAAGTTGGAGAGTACAAAAAAGAGAATAACATGGAGATCAAAGACGAAGGAAGAGAAGAAGTAGTTAAAGACCAATTTGCAGATATATTTAAGCAAAATGACTTGCCTGGGCAGAAAGGAAGGAAGCTTGCCCATTTCCTTATAAGTATGGCTATTGAAGAGGAAGAAGAGGTAAAAGAGGAATGAAGGTTGCACTTCTAGGCCCGGAAGGAACTTACACGCATCAAGCAGCTGCCAGCTACTTTGAAGACCTGGAAACAGACTACTGTTCGACTATTAGGGATGTTTTCAACTCGGATACTGAGGTAAAGTTTGTTCCAGTTGAGAACTCTCTTGGAGGTGGTGTTTCTGATACTGTAGAGCTTCTGAAGTCTGGAGACGATACTGTCACTGCTGAAGTCAGACTTCAGATACAACACGCCTTGATCTCGGATGAAGACTCGATCGAAGATATTGAAAGGATCAAATCTCATCCTCAGGCGTTGTCTCAGTGCCAGAACTTGATTGAAGAGCACGGCTGGGAGAAAGAAGAAACTGGGTCAACTGCAGCAGCCGTTGAACAACTTGAGGAAGGTGAAGCTGCACTGGCTTCCGAGATCGCAGCTGAAATCAATGATAAGAACATTTTGGAGACTTCTGTCCAGGATACTGATTCAAATATAACTCGTTTCTTCGTGCTTAACGGAGATCCAGAACCTGAAGAGAAGACAGCGCTTGTCTTGGAGCCAGGTGAAGACCGTCCTGGACTGCTCCACGCGATGCTCTCCTGTTTCGCAGGTCATCAAGTCAACTTAACCCATATCCAGTCAAGACCAACGAAAAGAAAGCTGGGAGAGTACTATTTCTATGTTGAAGCAGATGCGGCTGGAGAAAAGCTTCAGGATACGATAGACTGTCTTGAAACCTATGCAGAGGTCCAAAATCTTGGAAGCTTCTCAGTACTCGGTGACGAAACATGAGAGAAAGAATAGAAAACATAGATCTTTCAATCAGAAAAATTTCGGAAAAAGCAGCTGACCAGGACGATATAGTAAGGTTTGACATCGGTCAGCCCAGCTTCGACACACCAGAACACATCAAAGAAGCCGCCAAAGAAGGACTGGAAAACAAACAGGGCTACAGCCCGATGCTAGGAATAGATGAGCTCAGAGAAGCAATCGCCGAAGAAGAAAATGGGAAAATAGGTTACGGTCCAGAAGGAAAAGAAATACTTAAAGACCATGTAATGGTTACTACAGGAGGAATGGGAGCACTCTACGCGATCTTTGCCGCAAGACTTGGAGACGACGACAAGGCAGTATTCAACGACCCATGTTGGGGACCTTACAAAATGATAAGCGAAGTATCAGAAAACCAGTGGACACAGGTACAGTACTGGGATGAAGACAGAAACCTGAGAGAGGAGGCGAAAGAAGAGATCGCTGAAGCAGATATGGTGGTTGTTAACACGCCTTCAAACCCGACAGGATATGTACTGACCGAGGAACAGGCAAAAGAGATCGGAGAGTTTGCAGATGAACACGATACTTTCCTGATCTCGGACGAAGTATACCATAGACTAACTTATGGAAAAGAGCACTATTCTCCAGCAGCTTACGCATGTGATTCGGCTATTATTGGCTCAGTCTCCAAGAACCATGCGATGACAGGATGGAGGATCGGATGGATAGTAGATGAAGAAGAAAATATCGAGCAGTATGCCAAAGTTTCAAGGGCTTCAACTGCTTGTCCTCCAAGAGTTTCACAGTATGCAGCTATTGAAGCCTTGCAGAACGACTCTCATGTGGAAGAGATGCGTGAGACATACGAAAAGAGGAGAGACCTGCTTGTTGAAAGGATGAATGATCTCGGCTGGGATTTCAGGGCTCCTGAAGGAGCTATCTATGCTTTCCCAGAAGTAGGAGAAGATTCCTGGAAGTTCTGTATGGAAATGATTGAGGACGGTGTTGCAATGGTTCCGGGAGAGCCAATGGGTCCCGAAAGTGATCAAAATATCAGGATTTGCTTCGGATCAACTACTGCAGGCGAAATCAGTTTAGCATTTGACAAATTAGAGGAAAAAATACAATGATTGACCAAAAGATTGCTATAGTAGGTGGTACAGGACAGTTCGGTCAGCATTTGGGTGAAAGGCTAGAGGAAAACAATGAAATCGTGATTTCCGGAAGCTCAGTTGAGAGAGCTAAGGAAGAGGCAGAGCCTCATGGCTGGGGTTATGGTGAAGGAAAGGAGATTGTGAAGGGTGCTGACATCGTGATTATCTCGGTTCCTATCGCAGTTACTGTTGATGTCATCCATGAAGTCGGACCGAATGTTTCTGATAGTGCACTTCTATGTGATGTGACTAGTGTCAAGCAAAAACCTGTTGAAGCCATGAAACAGTATTCTGATGAAGTGCTGGGAATGCATCCTATGTATGCTCCAAGTAACTCGATTAAAGGACAGAAGATTGTTATGTGTCCTGAGAAAGGGAAGAAATGGAGTGTTATGGAGGAGTTCTGGGAGGAGCACGGTGCAGATCTCCACTTTACAGATCCGAAGTCTCATGATAAAGCCACTTCTATTGTCCAGGGGTTGATGCATTTCTCAGAGCTTGTGATGGCGGATGTCATCAGAAAATCTGAACTATCCACAGATGAAATGAATGAGTACAGCACTCCTATCTACCAGTTGATCACAGACTTGACTGCCCGGATGCTTAACCAGAAGGCAGAGCTCTACGGCAGCATCCAGAACCACAATCCTGAGATAGAGGACGTAAGAGAAGAGGTTGTAGACTCTGCTGAAGAGTTAAGAGAGGTTATCAAGGATGATGAAGAGTTTTCTAAAAAGTTTGAGGAGCTTGGAGAGTCTTTCGATCTTGAAGGAGCTCAGGAGCGGACGGATAAGGTTATAGAGTTCCTTTCCAACGATGTACGTGATGATTGATTTATAATATTTAACTCGATTACTTTTAGTATGTCCAATCCTCTTGAAGAAGCCCGGCAGAACATCGACAAGGTGAACGAGGAGATAGTTCAATCCGTAGACAAACGTATGAGCGAAGTACTACGGATTATCGACTTCAAGGAAGAACACAACCTCGAAGTAAGGGACGAAGAAAGAGAGGAAAAAGTAATGAAACAGTTCGCCGACCGCTTCGAAGAACTAGGCTACCCAAGAACAAGAGGCAGACAACTAGGAAGAGTTCTGATCGACCTCGCAGTGGACCTAGAAAGAGAAGAACTCGACAAAAGAAGAGGAGACGAGTAAGCTTGTTCTATTCTGTTAAATCAATTGGAGATGTTTTGGTCTCTTTTG from Candidatus Nanohalobium constans includes these protein-coding regions:
- a CDS encoding chorismate mutase, which encodes MSLEEYRKEIDRINHDLAELIAERMEVVEKVGEYKKENNMEIKDEGREEVVKDQFADIFKQNDLPGQKGRKLAHFLISMAIEEEEEVKEE
- a CDS encoding prephenate dehydratase; its protein translation is MKVALLGPEGTYTHQAAASYFEDLETDYCSTIRDVFNSDTEVKFVPVENSLGGGVSDTVELLKSGDDTVTAEVRLQIQHALISDEDSIEDIERIKSHPQALSQCQNLIEEHGWEKEETGSTAAAVEQLEEGEAALASEIAAEINDKNILETSVQDTDSNITRFFVLNGDPEPEEKTALVLEPGEDRPGLLHAMLSCFAGHQVNLTHIQSRPTKRKLGEYYFYVEADAAGEKLQDTIDCLETYAEVQNLGSFSVLGDET
- a CDS encoding pyridoxal phosphate-dependent aminotransferase, encoding MRERIENIDLSIRKISEKAADQDDIVRFDIGQPSFDTPEHIKEAAKEGLENKQGYSPMLGIDELREAIAEEENGKIGYGPEGKEILKDHVMVTTGGMGALYAIFAARLGDDDKAVFNDPCWGPYKMISEVSENQWTQVQYWDEDRNLREEAKEEIAEADMVVVNTPSNPTGYVLTEEQAKEIGEFADEHDTFLISDEVYHRLTYGKEHYSPAAYACDSAIIGSVSKNHAMTGWRIGWIVDEEENIEQYAKVSRASTACPPRVSQYAAIEALQNDSHVEEMRETYEKRRDLLVERMNDLGWDFRAPEGAIYAFPEVGEDSWKFCMEMIEDGVAMVPGEPMGPESDQNIRICFGSTTAGEISLAFDKLEEKIQ
- a CDS encoding prephenate dehydrogenase/arogenate dehydrogenase family protein, which translates into the protein MIDQKIAIVGGTGQFGQHLGERLEENNEIVISGSSVERAKEEAEPHGWGYGEGKEIVKGADIVIISVPIAVTVDVIHEVGPNVSDSALLCDVTSVKQKPVEAMKQYSDEVLGMHPMYAPSNSIKGQKIVMCPEKGKKWSVMEEFWEEHGADLHFTDPKSHDKATSIVQGLMHFSELVMADVIRKSELSTDEMNEYSTPIYQLITDLTARMLNQKAELYGSIQNHNPEIEDVREEVVDSAEELREVIKDDEEFSKKFEELGESFDLEGAQERTDKVIEFLSNDVRDD
- a CDS encoding chorismate mutase; its protein translation is MSNPLEEARQNIDKVNEEIVQSVDKRMSEVLRIIDFKEEHNLEVRDEEREEKVMKQFADRFEELGYPRTRGRQLGRVLIDLAVDLEREELDKRRGDE